One Salvia splendens isolate huo1 chromosome 1, SspV2, whole genome shotgun sequence genomic window, AATGGTAAACAAACTAATTAATCCTatactatatattttaattttccaATTCTAATTCTAATACATAATAATTGCAAACTTTTGAAGCGAAATATTTAGAGCTTTCAACTTACTACAGGTTTTGATTTAAATAAAAGTAACGATGGAGCGAGGATTTTATTGAAACCGAAAATTGTGACGTCAACCAACATGCCAAACACCTGAATTTCAATTAGTTGCAAAGTCACATTAAATCGATAATTCGGCAATTCGAAAATCAGATGCAACTAATTTTTCCAAGTTTATTATATTCAGAATTACGATAAAATCCTAATAAATGGagtaaaataaacaaaatgatTCTTTCCAGATATAACTGCTGACGTCGGCTTCCCAAACAATAATGCAATCATTTTGCTTTAATCTcataaacaattaaattattatttaatgaaaaaaaaagaaaacaaacggCTCACAATTTCCCTTCACCAAGCTTATATTCCCCAGCTCTCACTCTTCCCACCCCCACCACCGctctcctctctctctagaATTTCTCCATCTCCATATGATAGGAATCCAGATATGAACACACTCGAATTTCTACGGAGAGAGACGCTCTgcgagtagagagagagagagagagagagagagagagagagagagagagagagagagagagagagagagagagatgtcgCTGGGAAAGAGGGGGCGTCCACCGATGAAGAGGAATTTGAGCATGACGGAATTCACGCTGGATCTGATCAACGGCGGCGAAGACGACCGCGTATTTCCGCAGCTGAGTCCTAATTTCAGCGGCGCtttctccgccgccgcctctcACCGCCGCAGCTCGTCGGATTTCGTCGAAACCGCTAATTTCCTCAGAGATTGCTCCCTCTGCAAGCGCCGCCTCATCTCCGGCCAGGACATCTACATGTATAGGTATTTTTATTCACATACTGAAAATCAAGGCgtgttctgttttttttttcaattttgtgtcTCTCAGATCAGAATCACGCCTCCTTCACTGCTTCAATTGCTTGATTCGCCGCgagttgattttatttttgaagtaaataattgatttaatttttgaagtaattaattgatttaatttttcaaGTAATCAATTGTACTCCTAGTTTATTAATGAGTTTTGATGCAGATAAATTATGGATACAGCATATGAATATTTTTTAGAAGAGAAATCAAGTACTCTTATTAAATTTGATGTGGTTGGACAATATTGGAATTATTGAGCTTCGACAACTCAATTATTTCCATTATTTTTCTATGCACCAGATTTTCATCATGTGCTGTCGCCTGTCTCTCTTGTTTGGGAAATCTACAGCAAAGAGTCAGGGAGAATAGTTTGTAAACTATACtgtagttttttaattttcaatttcctGTAGAAATTATAAGGAAAATAAAttactacaaaaaaaattgaatcaagTTGTAATTTGATTTCTGTGCAGAGGTGATACTGCTTTTTGCAGCACAGAGTGCAGGCAGCATCAGATGACAAAAGACGAGTGGAGAGAGAAGAAGTGTTCAATTTCTAAGAAGGAGGTTGCAACCGCCGCCGTGAATCACCTCTCCAGCGGCGGCGAATCAGTGGCCGCTGCCGTGTAAGTTTGGCCGTTGATGTCTCTCCGTTCATCTTATTGAACGGCTGAGATTTGATCATAGCATgatataagaaaaaaatgaagaagaataGTTcgatcttctattattatatttacgTTAATTGCGCTGTTTAGGAATTGAATTGGGATTGGATATGTTaagtaaaatgaattattgtatCGATTTGAGTTTGAGCTcactattttgttttattgaaatttgaaaattttgtaacTTCCATctctaaatttttattattaagtatatttttttttggtaactAACGCTTTGCTTGAAAATCAAACAAAACTTCCAAATATAAGAAACGCATATTCTATTATGCAACGGCTAACTACGGAGCTCCATAGGGACTGTTCCTAATAAATGCATTCCTCTATAAAACCTATAAGCATATTGTGACATAAAGTCAGCAACAAAATTCTCTTCTCTGTGCACATGTTGTACCACCGCTGAATCAAAATCCTTTAATAACTCTTGCACCTTGTGCACAATTGCCCGACAATAGATGGATACCTCGACGAGCCCCATAATCATAGAAACTCCAACAAAACTATCACTCTCTACCTCCAACTTCCGAAAACCCAAAGTTTTAGCGATGTGTAACCCATAATACATACATCAAATTTGTGTGGTCAAAATGGAGTATATTGAAGTATATTGATTGTATCACTATCGCCtcatttatttttgttgatttttttacaCTGATATATTTGAGAAAATGATGTTTAAATAAACAGAGcattagaaaattttagaagaGAACAATAAAGAAAGATAttaaatgtatgattttatgTCATATAGAGAAATGCAATTAATCTACTAAATAGTAAGTAGAGTATATTAGTTTCTTTTAATCTACTTTACCTTCTAAGCCACACTATAAATTAAGATATGTACTATTATGTATATATCGTGCTAATAATTTAAGATACGTAGGCGGTAGGCTATTGAAATAATACATGcgaaaaaaatcccaaaatgattgtattagaaattaatttttaaacttCTTATAATTAATACAAGATGCATATGCCCACTTTTATGTAAAATTGGTCGACATTATGTTTGTTAAAGAGCTTTGTATTCTCTactaatttcaaataaaaattaactaGGTTAGGTTTATTGTTAATCGAATAATCTTCATATAATCAATACAACATACATTATGCCCACTTTTATTTAAAGTTCCACGACTTTATATATGTTTGTAAAGATCTTTGTCTTCTCTACGAATTTctatttgtttttttcttaGAGATATGCttatttcttattcttttttctttaaatatcttgtaaatatcaaattaaaaattattttgatttattgacTCTATTATTCACCTAGAAATTTTGTTGGAGTGGAGTGAAAAAGTGTGCctatgagagagaaaatatggTCCCTTGAAAATGAACCAATGAGGGAGATGGGACCATTGAGCTCGCCACTTTTGGCTC contains:
- the LOC121801506 gene encoding FCS-Like Zinc finger 5-like isoform X1 produces the protein MSLGKRGRPPMKRNLSMTEFTLDLINGGEDDRVFPQLSPNFSGAFSAAASHRRSSSDFVETANFLRDCSLCKRRLISGQDIYMYRFSSCAVACLSCLGNLQQRVRENSLGDTAFCSTECRQHQMTKDEWREKKCSISKKEVATAAVNHLSSGGESVAAAV
- the LOC121801506 gene encoding FCS-Like Zinc finger 5-like isoform X2 gives rise to the protein MSLGKRGRPPMKRNLSMTEFTLDLINGGEDDRVFPQLSPNFSGAFSAAASHRRSSSDFVETANFLRDCSLCKRRLISGQDIYMYRGDTAFCSTECRQHQMTKDEWREKKCSISKKEVATAAVNHLSSGGESVAAAV
- the LOC121801506 gene encoding FCS-Like Zinc finger 5-like isoform X3; the protein is MSLGKRGRPPMKRNLSMTEFTLDLINGGEDDRVFPQLSPNFSGAFSAAASHRRSSSDFVETANFLRDCSLCKRRLISGQDIYMYRFSSCAVACLSCLGNLQQRVRENKVILLFAAQSAGSIR